The following coding sequences lie in one Haladaptatus sp. DJG-WS-42 genomic window:
- a CDS encoding deoxyhypusine synthase has product MSDDADHELPPREEFHHDPIGHTDVWAGMSVGDLVSEYGHAGIGAKDLHEAVDIYAEMIGNDDVTNFFGLAGAMVPTGMRNLVADLIRDGHIDVLVTTGANLTHDAIEAIGGKHHHGRDHDGESTPRDFDEKLRDEWVDRIYNVYLPQEHFTAFEGHLRSEVFPNIDRTVTIQELTEELGRANAEVNEREGIKEDAGIAAAAYENDVPIYVPAIQDSVLGLQAWMYSQVNDFSLDALSDMTGLTDIAFDAEQAAAMVVGGGVPKNFVLQTMLVVPDAYNYAVQLTMDAPNTGGLSGATLDEARSWGKLEKAARNVSVYADATITLPLVVAGAREKIQESS; this is encoded by the coding sequence ATGAGCGACGACGCAGACCACGAACTCCCACCTCGCGAGGAGTTCCACCACGATCCAATCGGGCACACCGATGTGTGGGCAGGCATGAGCGTAGGCGACCTCGTCTCCGAGTACGGCCACGCTGGCATTGGCGCGAAAGACCTCCACGAAGCCGTGGACATCTACGCCGAAATGATTGGCAACGATGACGTGACCAACTTCTTCGGCCTCGCGGGCGCAATGGTGCCAACGGGAATGCGCAACCTCGTGGCCGACCTCATCCGCGATGGCCACATCGACGTGCTCGTAACGACCGGCGCGAACCTCACCCACGACGCCATCGAAGCCATCGGCGGCAAGCACCATCACGGCCGCGACCACGACGGCGAATCCACGCCGCGCGACTTCGACGAAAAACTCCGCGACGAGTGGGTCGACCGCATCTACAACGTCTATCTCCCCCAAGAACATTTCACTGCCTTTGAGGGTCACCTCCGCTCCGAAGTGTTCCCGAACATCGACCGGACGGTCACCATTCAGGAACTCACCGAAGAACTCGGCCGGGCAAACGCCGAGGTCAACGAACGCGAGGGAATCAAGGAAGACGCTGGTATCGCCGCCGCGGCGTACGAGAACGACGTGCCAATCTACGTCCCTGCGATTCAGGACTCCGTGCTCGGCCTGCAAGCGTGGATGTACTCACAGGTCAACGACTTCAGCCTCGATGCGCTCTCTGACATGACCGGTCTCACGGACATTGCCTTCGACGCAGAGCAGGCGGCCGCGATGGTCGTCGGCGGCGGGGTCCCGAAGAACTTCGTCCTCCAGACGATGCTCGTCGTCCCCGACGCCTACAACTACGCCGTCCAGCTCACGATGGACGCGCCGAACACGGGCGGCCTCTCCGGGGCGACGCTCGACGAAGCCCGCTCGTGGGGCAAATTAGAGAAAGCTGCGCGAAACGTCTCGGTGTACGCAGACGCCACGATAACCCTCCCGCTCGTGGTTGCGGGCGCACGCGAGAAGATTCAGGAATCGTCGTAA
- a CDS encoding translation initiation factor IF-5A, which produces MAKQQGEVRDLQEGSYVMINNVPCLITAYSTAKPGKHGSAKARVEGKGVFDSKKRTFSQPVDAKIWIPIIERKQGQVVSVESSDVAQVMDLDTYETFSIKVPGDKTLTPEDEIEYLEMDDQRKII; this is translated from the coding sequence ATGGCGAAGCAACAAGGCGAGGTCCGCGACCTCCAGGAAGGCAGCTACGTTATGATCAACAACGTTCCGTGCCTCATCACCGCTTACAGCACGGCAAAGCCCGGCAAACACGGCAGCGCAAAGGCCCGTGTCGAGGGCAAGGGCGTCTTCGACAGCAAAAAGCGCACTTTCTCCCAGCCCGTTGACGCGAAAATCTGGATTCCAATCATTGAGCGCAAACAGGGCCAAGTCGTGAGCGTCGAAAGCTCCGACGTCGCACAGGTCATGGACCTCGATACCTACGAAACCTTCTCCATCAAGGTGCCCGGTGACAAGACGCTGACGCCGGAAGACGAAATCGAATACCTCGAGATGGACGACCAGCGCAAAATTATCTAA
- the glp gene encoding gephyrin-like molybdotransferase Glp: MSDLLRDAGFKELTRISTARTRLQDVTTRHERTVRRPLAEADGCVLAEAVVSGQSVPHYDRAAMDGFAVRAEDTFGASSRAPNHLRITTGEVAPGGAVQVHTGSELPPGADAVVMVEHVEPVGDDLEVFDAVAEGENVAPEGEDVKKGQNLYEAGHRLRPSDLGLLKSTGVTEVTVSEKPRVAVIPTGEELVEADPEPGEVIETNGLTVSRLVERWGGAASYHDIVTDDETSLREAVEGNLDADIIVTTGGSSVGERDLIPEVIEEIGDVFVHGVALKPGHPVALGVVSETPVIMLPGYPVACIINAVQFLRPALKWAGGLPLDEFPTVEAKLERKIHSDVGDRTFVRVRLSEDDGERVATPTRASGSGVLSSVALADGWVEVPESSEGIAKGATVTVQNWEWLA; this comes from the coding sequence ATGAGCGACCTCCTGAGAGACGCCGGGTTCAAAGAACTCACCCGCATCTCCACCGCCCGCACCCGCCTTCAGGACGTAACCACACGACACGAGCGGACTGTGCGCCGCCCGCTTGCCGAGGCAGACGGCTGTGTGCTGGCCGAAGCCGTCGTGAGCGGACAAAGCGTCCCTCACTACGACCGCGCGGCGATGGACGGGTTCGCGGTCAGAGCCGAAGACACGTTCGGCGCGTCGAGCAGAGCACCGAACCACCTCCGCATCACAACCGGTGAAGTCGCGCCCGGTGGCGCTGTCCAGGTGCACACGGGGAGCGAACTTCCGCCCGGCGCGGACGCCGTCGTGATGGTCGAACACGTAGAGCCAGTGGGTGACGACCTCGAAGTGTTCGACGCGGTCGCAGAAGGCGAGAACGTCGCACCCGAAGGCGAGGACGTCAAAAAAGGTCAAAATCTCTACGAGGCGGGCCACCGACTGCGCCCCTCCGACCTCGGCTTGCTCAAATCGACGGGCGTGACCGAGGTCACGGTGTCCGAAAAACCGCGCGTGGCCGTCATCCCGACTGGGGAAGAACTCGTGGAAGCAGACCCCGAACCGGGCGAAGTCATCGAGACGAACGGCCTGACGGTTTCGAGGCTGGTCGAACGCTGGGGTGGCGCGGCGAGCTATCACGACATCGTGACCGACGACGAAACGAGTCTCCGCGAAGCGGTCGAAGGGAATCTTGACGCCGACATCATCGTCACCACCGGCGGCTCGTCGGTCGGTGAACGCGACCTGATTCCGGAGGTCATCGAAGAGATTGGTGACGTGTTTGTCCACGGCGTTGCACTTAAGCCGGGCCACCCGGTTGCGCTCGGCGTGGTTTCTGAGACACCCGTCATCATGCTTCCGGGCTATCCCGTCGCGTGCATCATCAACGCTGTCCAGTTCCTTCGCCCGGCACTCAAATGGGCTGGCGGGCTGCCACTAGACGAGTTCCCGACGGTCGAAGCCAAACTCGAGCGGAAGATACACAGCGACGTGGGCGACCGGACGTTCGTCCGCGTGCGCTTGAGCGAAGACGACGGCGAGCGCGTCGCCACCCCGACACGGGCGAGCGGGTCCGGCGTGCTGTCGAGCGTCGCGCTCGCAGACGGCTGGGTTGAAGTACCCGAATCGAGCGAAGGGATTGCAAAAGGAGCGACCGTCACGGTACAGAACTGGGAGTGGCTCGCATGA
- a CDS encoding Nif3-like dinuclear metal center hexameric protein: MKLTDLVSRYDERLRTEDYAFDVSANGLQVGPEETDVSKVAFGVDAAVSTIEAAADAGADVFVVHHGLSWGGIERVTGATYERIRLLVENDIALYASHLPLDGHEALGNAAGIADLLALENRERFGVEASEYIGIRGTAPDPLSVTGLREALIGLDNGGQGVQILDHGPEKIEDIGIITGSGTDWLPEAEEAGLDALITGEGKQPAYHNSKEAGIHVVLAGHYATETFGVRALQELTEEWGLDTTFIGEPTGL, from the coding sequence ATGAAACTCACCGATCTCGTCTCGCGCTACGACGAGCGCCTTCGCACCGAAGACTATGCGTTCGACGTGAGTGCGAACGGGTTGCAAGTCGGCCCCGAGGAGACGGACGTCTCGAAAGTCGCTTTCGGCGTGGACGCCGCCGTCTCGACTATCGAAGCTGCGGCCGATGCAGGGGCGGACGTGTTTGTCGTCCACCACGGGCTCTCGTGGGGTGGTATCGAGCGCGTCACGGGCGCGACCTACGAGCGGATTCGCCTGCTTGTGGAAAACGACATCGCGCTCTACGCCTCGCACCTCCCGCTCGACGGGCACGAAGCACTCGGCAACGCCGCCGGTATCGCGGACTTACTGGCGCTCGAAAATCGCGAGCGATTCGGCGTGGAGGCTTCAGAGTACATCGGGATTCGCGGGACTGCGCCCGACCCGCTTTCGGTCACCGGCCTCCGAGAAGCCCTTATCGGCCTCGACAACGGCGGACAAGGCGTGCAGATACTCGACCACGGCCCAGAGAAAATCGAGGACATTGGCATCATCACGGGCAGCGGCACCGATTGGCTTCCGGAAGCCGAAGAAGCAGGCCTCGACGCGCTCATCACGGGCGAGGGGAAACAGCCTGCCTACCACAATTCGAAGGAAGCGGGCATCCACGTCGTGCTTGCTGGCCACTACGCAACCGAGACGTTCGGGGTGCGTGCGCTTCAGGAACTCACCGAGGAGTGGGGGCTCGACACGACCTTTATCGGTGAACCGACGGGGCTCTGA
- a CDS encoding AarF/ABC1/UbiB kinase family protein, protein MNLRPYRRFFTVARQFLPLLLAYARDRRRFLLFGGRRTVTPEIRRQRAQALLDAMLTLGPTFIKLGQLLSTRPDILPPEYIDEFAKLQDSVPPAPWPEAKQVIEAELGPIDAEFDTFETEAISGASLGQVYYAELDGQAVAVKVRRPNIEDLVEADLRVIRWSLPVLMRFTGTARAFSLENLADEFARTIREEMDYRREGQMLTEIRANFENEDRIVIPRVIESHSDSRVLTMEYVSGTKINDIEDIDAMNVDRSVLAETLQRIYLQMIIDDGVFHADPHPGNLAVRPDGKIVFYDFGMSGRVDEFVQQKIIEFYIAVANQDIEGILDALIEMGTLSPDADRRVMGDVMELAIADARGENIEQYRVQQIVSQVEDTIYEFPLRLPSNLALVLRVATVVEGVCVTLDPDFDFISVATQYLTEQGYREAGVRQFLEDRGDEVRQAAWSGLRTPPKLERALDRVNRDDFYVRADIEDSDGHLTRLAKRLIYGMLLSVGLIATAVLYAFSTPESSAVAGVFSLAIAGLLYLSFRKRRGIRATPQFTRQNLRQRQGK, encoded by the coding sequence GTGAACCTTCGTCCGTACCGACGGTTTTTCACCGTCGCCAGACAGTTTTTACCGCTGCTTCTCGCCTACGCACGCGACCGACGCCGATTCTTGCTGTTCGGCGGGCGCAGAACCGTCACCCCAGAGATTCGCCGCCAGCGAGCACAAGCCCTCCTCGATGCGATGCTCACGCTCGGGCCGACGTTCATCAAACTCGGTCAACTCCTCTCGACGCGTCCGGACATCCTCCCGCCAGAGTACATCGACGAGTTCGCCAAACTCCAAGACAGCGTCCCGCCAGCACCGTGGCCGGAGGCGAAACAGGTCATCGAAGCCGAACTCGGCCCGATAGACGCGGAGTTCGATACCTTTGAGACGGAGGCGATAAGCGGCGCGAGCCTCGGACAGGTGTACTACGCCGAACTCGATGGGCAAGCCGTCGCCGTCAAGGTGAGACGGCCGAATATCGAAGACCTCGTGGAAGCCGACCTGCGGGTCATCCGCTGGAGCCTGCCGGTGTTGATGCGGTTTACCGGCACGGCGCGGGCGTTCTCGCTCGAAAACCTAGCAGACGAATTTGCGAGAACTATCCGCGAGGAGATGGACTACCGCCGCGAGGGGCAGATGCTCACGGAGATTCGCGCGAACTTCGAAAACGAAGACCGAATCGTGATTCCACGGGTCATCGAATCGCACTCCGATTCGCGCGTCCTCACGATGGAGTACGTGAGCGGGACGAAAATCAACGATATCGAAGACATCGACGCGATGAACGTCGACCGCTCGGTGCTCGCAGAGACGCTCCAGCGCATCTACCTGCAGATGATTATCGACGATGGGGTGTTCCACGCAGACCCCCATCCCGGGAATCTCGCGGTGCGACCGGACGGAAAAATTGTCTTCTACGACTTCGGGATGAGCGGGCGGGTAGACGAGTTCGTCCAGCAGAAAATCATCGAATTCTACATCGCGGTTGCGAATCAGGACATCGAAGGTATCCTCGATGCGCTCATCGAGATGGGCACGCTGAGTCCGGATGCAGACCGCCGGGTGATGGGCGACGTGATGGAGCTCGCCATCGCCGACGCCCGCGGCGAGAACATCGAACAGTACCGCGTCCAGCAGATTGTGAGTCAGGTCGAAGACACAATCTACGAGTTCCCGCTTCGCTTGCCATCGAACCTCGCGCTCGTCTTGCGCGTGGCGACGGTCGTAGAGGGCGTTTGCGTGACGCTTGACCCCGATTTCGACTTCATCTCGGTTGCAACGCAGTACCTCACCGAGCAGGGCTACCGCGAGGCGGGGGTCAGGCAGTTTTTAGAAGACCGGGGCGACGAGGTTCGACAGGCGGCGTGGTCAGGGCTTCGCACCCCGCCGAAGCTCGAACGAGCACTCGACCGGGTCAACCGCGATGACTTCTACGTGCGGGCGGACATCGAGGACTCTGATGGTCACCTTACGCGGCTCGCAAAACGCCTCATCTACGGGATGTTGCTCTCGGTCGGGCTGATTGCAACCGCGGTGCTCTACGCCTTTTCGACGCCGGAATCGAGTGCGGTGGCTGGCGTGTTCTCGCTCGCTATCGCTGGGTTGCTTTATCTCTCCTTTCGCAAACGCCGCGGGATTCGGGCAACCCCGCAGTTCACGCGACAGAACCTCCGCCAGCGACAGGGCAAGTAG
- a CDS encoding Hsp20/alpha crystallin family protein produces MSALRDALRDLPDAVFADLLENDDSYLLVIDFPGVTKDTVDVRVENGRLHIEARREKDLPTDYRYLREDRSMFLDVDLPLPPKVTGTEAEGSVSRGVLEITLPKWRAAPGTSIPISDE; encoded by the coding sequence ATGTCAGCGCTGCGCGATGCTCTGCGAGACCTTCCAGACGCAGTGTTCGCAGACCTCCTCGAAAACGACGACTCGTATCTCCTCGTGATTGACTTCCCCGGCGTCACGAAAGACACCGTGGATGTGCGTGTTGAGAACGGACGACTCCACATCGAGGCGCGCCGAGAGAAAGACCTCCCGACCGACTACCGCTATCTTCGGGAAGACCGCTCTATGTTCCTCGACGTAGACCTGCCGCTCCCACCGAAAGTGACCGGAACTGAAGCGGAGGGGTCGGTGTCGCGTGGCGTGCTCGAAATCACTCTCCCGAAATGGCGTGCTGCTCCCGGGACGAGCATCCCAATCAGTGACGAATAG
- a CDS encoding histidine kinase, protein MVSETQTATTTRTVSDNWLGAAVAGLLATFAFGGFQTVMGSSSVIAHALPALYGVQGPALAVGWGIHLVHGALLGIAYAAFATPKPLREYAENIPTGALLGIVFSVLLTIVAVGFIMPLWLQAVGFPMAPPIPNLAPSSFIGHAVYGVVLGALYPVLAAKF, encoded by the coding sequence ATGGTTTCAGAAACGCAGACGGCAACGACCACACGAACCGTCTCCGACAACTGGCTCGGCGCAGCCGTCGCCGGACTCCTCGCAACGTTCGCCTTCGGCGGCTTCCAGACCGTGATGGGGTCGAGCAGCGTCATCGCACACGCCCTCCCCGCCCTGTACGGGGTTCAGGGACCAGCCCTCGCCGTTGGCTGGGGGATTCACCTCGTCCACGGCGCACTGCTCGGCATCGCTTATGCCGCCTTCGCCACCCCAAAGCCACTCCGTGAGTACGCCGAAAATATCCCGACCGGTGCCCTTCTGGGAATTGTCTTCAGCGTCCTCCTGACCATCGTCGCGGTCGGCTTCATCATGCCACTCTGGTTGCAGGCCGTTGGCTTCCCGATGGCGCCACCGATTCCGAACCTCGCGCCATCGAGCTTCATCGGCCACGCCGTCTACGGCGTCGTTCTCGGCGCGCTCTACCCGGTGCTCGCCGCGAAATTCTAA
- a CDS encoding aminotransferase class I/II-fold pyridoxal phosphate-dependent enzyme, whose protein sequence is MEIDSFGLERWFARYEPDADIMLAESGIRSLPASRFDTDPGELGYVIPTNGDDELREQLAARYDRDTDEVIFTCGAQEANFLVFLALLGQGGHAVTVTPTYQSLHAIPDAFGEVTTVELDAPTWELDVAAVEMAIREDTRLLVVNNPNNPTGKYHDAETMAALYDLAVENDAYLLVDEVYRLLADEPHPPAASLGRRAISTASLSKAYGLAGLRFGWIVGPPEVVEAAWHWKDYTTISPSQFGQHIARQAFEREDELLTESREIAATNRALVAEFVEMWDLSCFEPVGVNAFIEIPDSFSSGKEFCRAVVGEESVVLAPGEFFGYPDRFRLGFGLPTEELIEGLSRLETCLRRHE, encoded by the coding sequence ATGGAAATCGATTCGTTCGGTCTCGAACGCTGGTTCGCCCGGTACGAACCTGACGCTGACATTATGCTCGCAGAGAGTGGGATTCGGTCGCTTCCGGCGAGCCGGTTCGACACCGACCCCGGCGAACTCGGCTACGTCATTCCGACCAACGGTGACGACGAACTGCGCGAACAACTCGCCGCTCGGTACGACCGGGATACAGACGAAGTCATCTTCACCTGTGGCGCACAGGAAGCCAACTTTCTCGTCTTTCTCGCCTTGCTCGGGCAGGGCGGCCACGCGGTTACGGTCACGCCAACGTACCAGTCGCTCCACGCGATTCCGGACGCCTTTGGTGAGGTGACGACGGTCGAACTTGACGCACCGACGTGGGAACTCGACGTAGCTGCCGTTGAGATGGCAATTCGTGAAGATACTCGCCTTCTCGTCGTCAACAACCCGAACAACCCTACGGGGAAATACCACGACGCGGAGACGATGGCTGCACTGTACGACCTCGCGGTTGAAAACGACGCCTACCTGCTCGTAGACGAGGTGTACCGACTGCTCGCAGACGAGCCCCATCCGCCAGCGGCGAGTCTTGGTCGACGCGCCATCAGCACGGCCAGTCTCTCGAAAGCATACGGCCTTGCAGGCCTGCGATTTGGATGGATTGTTGGCCCACCGGAAGTCGTCGAAGCGGCGTGGCACTGGAAAGATTACACGACCATCTCGCCGTCTCAGTTCGGCCAGCACATCGCACGGCAAGCGTTCGAGCGCGAAGATGAACTGCTCACAGAGAGTCGCGAGATTGCCGCCACGAACCGGGCGCTCGTTGCGGAGTTCGTTGAGATGTGGGATCTGTCGTGTTTTGAGCCGGTTGGCGTGAACGCGTTTATCGAGATTCCCGATTCGTTTTCCAGCGGAAAGGAGTTCTGTCGGGCGGTTGTCGGAGAAGAAAGTGTCGTCCTCGCACCGGGCGAGTTCTTTGGCTACCCCGACCGATTTCGTCTCGGATTTGGGCTACCAACCGAGGAACTCATTGAGGGTCTCTCACGGCTTGAAACCTGTCTCCGGCGGCACGAATAG
- the speB gene encoding agmatinase, with protein MFPGALASRTDASYVILGAPLDISTSFQPGARFGPGRIRQYAENFDDYDHRTDAHFTDLQVADEGDLHAWDDAADYLDFLQGMVTDIERDEALPILLGGEHTVTVAGVRATAPDTFVCLDAHLDLREEYAGNPLSHATVTRHALSVADEAIILGARTGNKAEWERAADGDVTVIPPEDVADWTFEGDGAVYLSVDIDAADPGFAPGTGTMEPYGLTPREMRDVIREVAPHAVGFDIVEVNDRDDGQAATLGAKLCREFVFSHADST; from the coding sequence ATGTTCCCGGGCGCGCTGGCTTCTCGCACCGACGCTTCGTACGTCATTCTCGGCGCGCCGCTTGACATTTCTACTTCGTTCCAGCCCGGGGCTCGATTCGGCCCCGGACGCATCCGACAGTACGCAGAGAACTTCGACGACTACGACCACCGGACGGACGCACATTTTACTGACTTGCAGGTAGCAGACGAGGGGGACCTCCACGCGTGGGACGACGCGGCCGATTACCTCGATTTCTTACAGGGGATGGTCACCGACATCGAGCGTGACGAGGCACTCCCCATTTTGCTCGGGGGCGAACACACGGTAACGGTGGCGGGCGTGCGGGCAACCGCCCCCGACACGTTCGTCTGTCTCGACGCCCATCTCGACCTCCGCGAGGAGTACGCTGGCAATCCGCTCAGCCACGCAACTGTCACCCGCCACGCCCTCTCCGTCGCAGACGAGGCCATCATCCTCGGCGCACGGACGGGCAACAAAGCCGAGTGGGAGCGCGCCGCAGACGGCGACGTGACCGTGATTCCCCCCGAAGACGTGGCAGACTGGACGTTCGAGGGCGATGGCGCAGTCTACCTGAGCGTAGACATCGACGCCGCAGACCCCGGCTTCGCACCGGGGACGGGGACGATGGAACCCTACGGCCTCACGCCGCGTGAGATGCGAGACGTGATCAGAGAAGTCGCACCCCACGCTGTCGGTTTTGACATTGTTGAGGTGAACGATCGCGACGACGGGCAGGCGGCGACGCTCGGGGCGAAGCTGTGCAGAGAATTCGTCTTCTCGCACGCCGATTCGACGTAA
- a CDS encoding ThiF family adenylyltransferase yields the protein MSKTAARADNTGRIPVFIHNHPSGTLKTFSYADDWAHEAWAPFFEEVGQNGFISVLVAGDGDNIEAAIADVWSEGEQYEVDTVTIAGEQFHRSVRAVVDSDSHPSNPQMDRQERMWSEYGQALLENSRVAIVGLGGTGSAAAVQCARAGVGELLLVDYDDAEESNLNRLYGLTPSQAENGASKTDVVARHLQSISGVDIETIDTEITDYRILPTLLDADVILGCTDSEQSRAYLNKQALLYGIPYVDVGCGPEANEGEVLSLWAEVRRVLSGGPCLFCMDAVDSQAVGGEGLPDEAREDAQRDEYLPDDVIEPSLVTMTTTAASMGVTQAFALLVSQPIYWDPQHAIDVWSGLNHIEVKEPQTGCVCQSDQWVPHQASLVDCNLY from the coding sequence ATGAGCAAGACCGCTGCACGGGCCGATAACACTGGTCGAATTCCCGTATTCATCCACAACCACCCATCAGGAACGCTGAAAACGTTTAGCTACGCCGACGATTGGGCGCACGAAGCTTGGGCACCGTTCTTTGAGGAAGTCGGGCAAAACGGCTTCATTAGTGTCCTTGTTGCAGGCGATGGTGACAACATCGAGGCCGCCATTGCAGATGTTTGGTCCGAGGGAGAGCAATACGAGGTCGACACCGTCACGATTGCCGGGGAGCAGTTTCATCGCTCAGTTCGGGCAGTTGTGGACTCAGACTCCCATCCCTCTAATCCTCAGATGGACCGCCAAGAACGGATGTGGAGCGAGTATGGGCAGGCGCTCTTAGAGAACTCACGAGTAGCAATCGTAGGTCTGGGTGGAACGGGAAGCGCCGCTGCAGTCCAGTGCGCTCGTGCAGGTGTAGGCGAACTTCTGCTGGTAGATTATGACGATGCCGAGGAATCGAATTTGAATCGGCTCTACGGACTAACACCCTCGCAAGCTGAAAATGGTGCCTCAAAGACGGATGTAGTAGCTAGACACCTGCAATCAATTTCTGGTGTTGATATCGAAACCATTGATACAGAGATTACGGACTATCGAATTCTACCCACTCTTCTGGATGCAGATGTCATTCTCGGCTGCACCGATTCCGAGCAGAGTCGAGCGTATCTGAACAAACAAGCCCTTCTCTACGGAATCCCCTATGTCGATGTTGGCTGTGGACCCGAGGCGAACGAGGGAGAGGTGCTTTCGCTCTGGGCCGAAGTCCGTCGCGTTCTCTCGGGCGGTCCGTGTTTGTTCTGTATGGACGCCGTCGATTCCCAAGCAGTAGGCGGAGAAGGACTTCCAGACGAGGCACGAGAGGATGCACAGCGTGATGAGTATCTCCCAGACGATGTCATTGAGCCGAGTTTGGTAACGATGACGACGACAGCAGCCTCAATGGGTGTTACTCAAGCATTCGCTCTGCTCGTGTCACAACCAATCTACTGGGATCCACAGCACGCTATCGATGTCTGGTCGGGACTCAACCACATCGAAGTCAAAGAACCACAAACCGGCTGCGTATGCCAATCCGACCAGTGGGTCCCTCATCAAGCTTCGTTAGTAGACTGTAATCTGTATTGA